From the genome of Anoplopoma fimbria isolate UVic2021 breed Golden Eagle Sablefish chromosome 1, Afim_UVic_2022, whole genome shotgun sequence, one region includes:
- the mettl16 gene encoding RNA N6-adenosine-methyltransferase mettl16: MALNKSMHPRNRYKDKPPDFAYLASKYPDFQQHVHTSLAGRPVVNFKEPEAVRALTCTLLKEDFGLTIEIPLERLIPTVPLRLNYIHWVEDLIDGQKQPRRGIDIGTGASCIYPLLGATMNGWYFLATEVDDICFDYATKNVEQNNMSDLIKVVKVPQKTLLMDALKEETEIVYDFCMCNPPFFANQLEAKGVNSRNSRRPPPSSVNTGGVTEIMAEGGELEFVKRIIHDSLQLKKRLRWYSCMLGKKCSLAPLKEELRKQGVPKVTHTEFCQGRTMRWALAWSFYDDVIVPSPPSKKRKLEKVKKPLSFTLPEAGLRELQVKASALGRTARGPVDSVTALLEKTLTDLRVLYKRVPCGKQEQSLFLTAVENTWIHGRQKRREGSRQLRELPRAPHRAGTSSQTSSHTTLAPAAAATTPASQTQSASTQNSNSQDDGVPNKTTSAQEPAGQQEPAEQMENGASSNETRKDVTRDLTAEQEEVLENVPGEDVDMMSSTCTDARQETVPQETPAAAGEPPSKRPLSPAAVDHFLFKCLLNVMPEESDVVIEMHWVEGQSKDLMNQLCTYLKNTLLRSVAKP; encoded by the exons ATGGCTCTGAATAAGTCCATGCATCCCCGGAACCGCTACAAAGACAAACCTCCGGACTTCGCTTACCTGGCCTCCAAATATCCAGACTTCCAGCAGCACGTGCACACCAGTCTCGCGGGACGACCTGT TGTGAATTTCAAAGAGCCGGAGGCGGTGCGAGCGCTGACCTGCACCCTTCTGAAGGAGGACTTCGGTTTGACCATCGAGATCCCTCTGGAGCGCCTAATACCCACCGTCCCGCTCCGCCTCAACTACATCCACTGGGTGGAGGACCTCATCGACGGCCAGAAGCAGCCACGCAGGGGAATCGACATCG gtACTGGTGCGTCTTGTATCTACCCCTTACTGGGAGCCACAATGAACGGCTGGTACTTTCTGGCCACAGAGGTGGACGACATCTGTTTTGACTACGCTACGAAAAACGTGGAGCAGAACAACATGTCTGACCTCATTAAAG TTGTCAAAGTCCCTCAGAAGACTCTACTGATGGACGCCTtgaaagaagagacagaaatagtGTACGACTTCTGCATGTGCAACCCTCCTTTCTTTGCCAATCAGCTTGAAGCAAAG GGGGTAAACTCCAGGAACTCACGGCGACCTCCTCCCAGTTCAGTTAACACAGGCGGGGTGACGGAGATCATGGCGGAGGGTGGGGAACTTGAGTTTGTGAAGAGGATCATTCATGACAGCCTGCAGCTCAAGAAACGCTTGCG GTGGTACAGCTGCATGTTGGGGAAGAAATGCAGCTTGGCACCTTTGAAAGAGGAGCTGAGGAAGCAAGGA GTACCTAAAgttacacacacagagttctGCCAGGGACGGACGATGCGATGGGCGCTGGCTTGGAGTTTCTATGATGATGTGATTGTTCCG TCTCCTCCGAGTAAGAAGCGTAAACTGGAGAAGGTGAAGAAGCCGCTGTCGTTCACGCTTCCAGAGGCGGGACTGAGGGAGCTGCAGGTCAAAGCCTCGGCTTTAGGCAGAACCGCCCGCGGTCCGGTGGACAGCGTCACCGCTCTGCTGGAGAAAACACTCACTGACCTGCGG GTGCTATACAAGCGTGTCCCATGTGGAAAGCAGGAGCAGAGCCTCTTTCTCACAGCTGTGGAGAACACCTGGATCCACGGACGACAGAAGCGGCGAGAAGGGTCGCGTCAGCTGCGAGAGCTTCCCAGGGCGCCTCACCGTGCTGGAACCAGCTCTCAAACCAGCTCTCATACCACTCTGGCCccagctgctgcagccacaACCCCAGCATCTCAAACCCAGTCTGCCTCcacacaaaacagcaacagcCAGGATGATGGCGTTCCAAACAAAACTACGTCTGCACAGGAGCCAGCTGGTCAGCAGGAGCCAGCGGAGCAGATGGAAAATGGCGCCTCTTCAAATGAGACAAGGAAAGATGTAACACGTGACCTAACGGCAGAACAGGAGGAGGTATTAGAGAATGTACCAGGTGAAGATGTGGACATGATGTCTTCTACCTGCACAGACGCAAGGCAGGAAACCGTCCCACAGGAAACACCTGCTGCAGCGGGTGAACCCCCCTCTAAGCGACCCCTGAGCCCGGCTGCAGTCgaccacttcctgtttaagTGTCTGCTGAACGTGATGCCTGAGGAGAGCGATGTGGTGATTGAGATGCACTGGGTCGAAGGTCAGAGTAAAGACCTGATGAACCAGCTGTGCACGTACCTGAAGAACACCCTTTTAAGGTCTGTCGCAAAGCCCTAA